Proteins encoded together in one Drosophila albomicans strain 15112-1751.03 chromosome 2R, ASM965048v2, whole genome shotgun sequence window:
- the LOC117575997 gene encoding uncharacterized protein LOC117575997, with the protein MLSVCRLCLAKDANFVVFNRQVALRIMSCTGLDVEANDGLPQLICQDCRLRLEEFHYFRKRCHAADRRLRCAKRVECRGNDAMVTSELLVGDEEDAIHLQDVSLCTATACSESNAHWRQEAAKMIRTEIDTYKKELLGMCKQQVREEIEQQVRTEVGELLLTQARKECRLNVLDSLFYEIESFFVRKRNAVVCEQAYGSEGFISDSENADLESVATTLCEENPSNFGMDVSTVDLLSDGENAAQAATPRNIGLIKREPKTPQRPIEPVAMVEINMQNLQANMLQDQDPQSSTTVAKKRAVASKPSKSKLSFKSPATTPINKSKQKCRRHVIRSPSGRFAKLAKDDGECYRCRLRSPARLNETT; encoded by the exons ATGTTGAGTGTGTGTCGTCTATGTCTGGCCAAAGATGCCAACTTTGTGGTGTTCAATCGACAAGTAGCACTTCGAATAATGTCTTGCACGGGACTTGACGTCGAGGCCAACGACGGCCTCCCGCAGCTGATATGTCAGGACTGTCGTCTGCGTCTCGAGGAGTTCCATTACTTTCGCAAGCGGTGTCATGCAGCCGATCGTAGGCTGCGTTGTGCGAAGCGCGTCGAATGCCGTGGCAACGACGCCATGGTAACAAGTGAGCTGCTCGTCGGCGACGAGGAGGATGCCATTCACTTGCAGGATGTGTCTCTTTGTACGGCCACCGCGTGCTCCGAGAGCAATGCGCACTGGCGTCAGGAGGCAGCCAAAATGATACGCACCGAAATTGATACGTATAAGAAGGAGCTTCTGGGCATGTGCAAGCAGCAAGTACGGGAGGAGATCGAGCAACAGGTACGAACTGAAGTTGGGGAGCTGCTTCTGACGCAGGCGCGCAAGGAATGCCGCCTGAATGTGCTGGACTCGCTCTTCTATGAGATTGAAAGTTTCTTTGTTCGCAAACGCAACGCGGTTGTGTGTGAGCAGGCTTATGGCTCCGAAGGATTCATCTCGGACTCGGAGAACGCGGATCTAGAGAGCGTTGCCACTACGTTGTGTGAGGAGAATCCCTCGAACTTCGGCATGGATGTGTCGACAGTGGACTTGTTATCTG ATGGCGAGAATGCTGCCCAAGCTGCTACCCCACGCAATATTGGGCTGATCAAGAGGGAGCCGAAGACACCACAGAGACCAATTGAACCAGTTGCTATGGTGGAAATCAACATGCAAAACCTTCAAGCGAACATGCTGCAAGACCAAGATCCGCAAAGCTCTACTACTGTGGCCAAAAAAAGAGCTGTGGCTTCTAAGCCATCAAAGTCCAAGTTGTCATTTAAATCTCCCGCTACGACGCCaattaacaaaagcaaacagaaaTGCCGCAGACATGTTATAAGGTCTCCGAGTGGTCGCTTTGCAAAATTGGCTAAGGACGATGGCGAATGTTATCGTTGTCGCCTGCGCAGTCCTGCGCGTCTTAATGAAACTACTTAA
- the LOC117573295 gene encoding serine-rich adhesin for platelets, protein MWKCHKCGKPVYYAERKQSLGYDWHPECLRCEECGKRLNPGQHAEHKGVPYCHVPCYGALFGPQLFGHGTRVESHKSYGVKGTQKPVAAQVNGPALPRDHLESKLKVYNQFYDNKSLEIRSREVNNRLVLEGPLRVFWGVQGVIHLKEDDDQRTFIVRKRNSCRTSKAADESCSDKENEASDSVAPPTTTASEVDPLSTDISLSESMTFDSCSLNEISELPTTPEDASANTTGSGQLPNGQSSNADNDEEDTTTTDSSSTLIGSGTEAVTASTSCVSSTLPSKLGNLEKLDWDDIDDLLQVERRHTEKDKNYETMPVKLPSSSSQSSSESSPSKTCTESSSSSTATQNNQINSASSPTTTTTTTSSSDNFMTATDSLTANTNTQNTSTVTTTNTTLDEYKTSDDATLKPMDFEDFKRSVHQDYVNGANSFQEPNEDTLKRNQPIDPSRIHDSLKLYGENSVMSKSFNCEHALRSIDPALINDTMHLRSSIDSPRSSQRQYALQKSGSAFASTAPSREQHKPFEQGRQLFEKGINRSKSGPSCFVYSDSDDDDDATLRPHRLATVRRSDVPQRYIQIQMNCYPKEETSRGDTSSVLSGAVAGDELTQTEELYTATEGRGAAGDGVDAAGNEAGLHVNEDGVVLRRPPRTGAAAIKRRSGNRRSRTKLKRRCSINGHFYNRETSFFTPPYGSQMSVWVTSLVTTQEVINLVLEKYKVDSAAENFSLFIVRDNGEQKRLKDNEYPLITRITLGPHEDVARLFLVDARKTDEISNEVAQFLNLSLPECRAILAGYDQELAREVVKIKERYSELRRRIVTRMESLKVHL, encoded by the exons ATGTGGAAGTGCCACAAGTGCGGCAAACCCGTTTACTATG CGGAACGTAAACAGTCTCTGGGCTACGACTGGCATCCGGAATGTTTGCGTTGCGAGGAGTGCGGCAAGCGTCTCAATCCCGGCCAGCATGCAGAg CATAAAGGAGTGCCTTATTGTCATGTGCCCTGCTATGGTGCGTTGTTTGGTCCCCAGCTTTTTGGTCACGGCACGCGTGTTGAGTCACACAAGAGCTATGGCGTTAAAGGCACCCAGAAACCCGTTGCCGCTCAAGTTAATGGACCCGCCCTGCCGCGCGATCACTTGGAGTCCAAGCTAAAG GTCTATAATCAGTTTTACGACAATAAAAGTCTCGAGATACGCAGCAGGGAAGTGAACAATCGCTTGGTGCTTGAAGGACCGCTGCGTGTCTTCTGGGGCGTCCAGGGCGTCATACATCTGAAGGAGGACGACGATCAGCGCACGTTCATAGTGCGCAAACGTAATTCGTGTCGCACCTCCAAGGCAGCGGAT GAAAGCTGCTCGGATAAAGAGAATGAGGCCAGCGACTCGGTGGCACCGCCTACAACAACGGCTAGCGAGGTGGATCCACTCTCCACGGATATTTCACTCTCAGAGAGCATGACCTTTGACTCGTGCAGTTTAAATGAGATTTCCGAGCTGCCGACAACGCCTGAAGATGCCTCCGCCAACACAACAGGCAGTGGACAGTTGCCCAATGGTCAGTCATCGAATGCGGACAATGACGAGGAGGATACAACCACAACGGATTCGTCGAGTACGTTGATTGGCAGTGGCACCGAAGCGGTTACGGCCAGCACAAGTTGTGTGTCCAGCACGTTGCCCTCGAAGCTGGGCAATCTGGAGAAGCTGGACTGGGATGACATTGATGATCTGCTGCAGGTGGAGCGACGTCACACCGAAAAGGATAAAAACTATGAAACAATGCCGGTCAAATTGCCCTCATCGTCGTCGCAATCTTCCAGCGAGAGTTCGCCCAGCAAAACCTGTACCGAAAGCAGTTCTTCCTCTACGGCCACGCagaataatcaaattaattcgGCCTCttcgccaacaacaacgacgaccaCAACAAGCAGCTCGGATAACTTTATGACGGCCACCGACTCCTTGACTGCCAATACAAACACCCAAAACACAAGCACAGTGACCACTACAAACACCACATTGGATGAGTACAAGACATCCGATGATGCAACGCTGAAACCGATGGATTTCGAGGACTTTAAACGCAGCGTGCATCAGGATTATGTAAATGGTGCGAATTCATTTCAAGAGCCCAATGAAGATACGCTGAAACGCAATCAACCCATTGATCCATCGCGCATACACGATTCCCTCAAGCTCTATGGCGAGAATTCAGTGATGAGCAAGAGCTTTAACTGCGAGCATGCTCTGCGCTCCATAGATCCCGCCTTGATCAATGATACGATGCATTTGCGCAGCAGCATCGACTCGCCGCGTTCCTCGCAGCGTCAGTATGCGCTGCAGAAGAGCGGTTCAGCCTTTGCCTCGACTGCTCCTAGTAGGGAGCAGCATAAACCATTTGAACAGGGTCGTCAGCTGTTCGAGAAGGGCATCAATCGCTCGAAGTCGGGACCCAGCTGCTTTGTGTACTCGGacagcgatgatgatgacgatgcgACGCTGCGTCCACATCGTTTGGCCACCGTGCGACGCAGCGATGTGCCTCAGCGATATATACAAATCCAAATGAATTGCTATCCCAAAGAAGAGACGAGCCGCGGCGACACCTCATCG GTGTTGAGTGGCGCTGTGGCCGGTGACGAATTGACGCAGACCGAGGAGCTTTATACGGCCACCGAGGGCAGAGGAGCAGCTGGCGATGGCGTCGATGCAGCTGGCAACGAAGCGGGATTGCATGTGAATGAGGATGGCGTTGTGCTGCGTCGACCACCGCGCACTGGAGCTGCGGCAATTAAACGACGCAGTGGCAATCGACG ATCTCGCACGAAGCTGAAGCGTCGCTGTTCTATCAATGGACATTTCTATAATCGAGAAACTTCCTTTTTTACGCCGCCTTACGGCTCGCAGATGTCCGTTTGGGTTACATCACTGGTGACCACACAAGAGGTTATTAATCTGGTGCTGGAGAAGTACAAGGTGGATAGCGCAGCGGAGAACTTTTCGCTGTTCATAGTGCGCGACAATGGAGAGCAGAAGCGTCTGAAGGATAATGAATATCCGTTGATAACGCGTATTACGCTGGGACCTCACGAGGATGTGGCGCGTTTATTTTTGGTGGATGCACGCAAAACTGATGAAATCAG TAATGAAGTTGCTCAATTTTTGAATCTGTCGCTGCCTGAGTGCCGCGCCATACTCGCTGGTTATGACCAGGAATTGGCGCGTGAAGTAGTTAAAATTAAGGAGAG atATTCGGAGCTACGTCGTCGCATTGTGACGCGCATGGAATCTCTAAAGGTGCATCTATAA
- the LOC117573296 gene encoding zinc finger and BTB domain-containing protein 17 — protein sequence MSSTTKETYPDVEAWCRLCLSEHRDAYTIFADDDSQLSVPMRLMACVSLEAKSTDGLPKKICGECRYQLEKSFLFRQRSQAADKKLRKHIRLVSMGKKSRVFSKSADQESDEDELEFEESIEFIDKLENVYEKHSQKWREKFKEEQEKEFLTRVDLMREELRVDIRKELMDEVRQEVRQQLHEEVQEESRKEQLAKLLGELEVFLDEKKAGLWESIEDEPTDNKPPNKSPIEASVTTPTKLTQTAAVETRSTRKRVRTSPIQQQTKQRRTKLSEAETEYVLDAAKVEPLSTDDADQEEDASTPAVAESFTDVKIAGASDDVVTTQNGEIYIINAGKANSTPTSSIEYHQQDKNITSYNIRDNGEIQFTDTKSEDMSDVVVFNLNSEAGDDQQLYDFNDVIILSDGKANNELLPAAKSQKNDYVVKQSPRNAQPTIGRASDTLKSFQCQLCPIAFGTAKSLSRHISTHIKTMKNGVGGALKCPVCELQLSCASSLKRHMIIHTGLKPYKCDECSLAFSQREVLKRHMDTHTGEKRHRCPHCNACFAQKTNLQQHINRMHTEGERQHKCHLCHRSFNHVSGLSRHLVTHAGVTFACKECGRKFNDRSAVQRHVQNVHKLKDQDDVEGNENEVDFE from the exons ATGTCGAGCACCACAAAGGAAACATATCCGGATGTCGAAGCGTGGTGTCGGCTCTGCCTCAGTGAACACCGCGATGCGTACACAATCTTTGCCGACGACGATTCGCAGTTGTCGGTGCCGATGCGTTTGATGGCCTGCGTCTCGCTGGAGGCGAAGTCAACCGACGGACTACCGAAGAAGATTTGCGGCGAATGTCGTTACCAGTTGGAGAAATCATTTCTGTTCCGGCAGCGCAGCCAAGCAGCCGACAAGAAGCTGCGCAAACACATTCGATTGGTGAGCATGGGAAAAAAGAGTCGCGTCTTCAGCAAGTCAGCGGATCAGGAGTCAGACGAGGATGAGCTAGAGTTCGAGGAGTCGATTGAGTTCATTGACAAGCTAGAGAATGTGTACGAGAAGCATTCGCAGAAATGGCGCGAAAAGTTCAAAGAGGAGCAGGAGAAAGAGTTTTTAACGCGAGTTGATTTGATGCGCGAAGAGCTGCGCGTTGATATACGCAAAGAGTTGATGGACGAGGTGCGCCAAGAAGTGCGACAGCAGCTTCATGAGGAGGTGCAGGAGGAGAGTCGCAAGGAGCAGCTAGCTAAACTGTTGGGTGAGCTCGAAGTATTTCTGGACGAGAAGAAAGCCGGTCTCTGGGAATCTATTGAAGATGAGCCAACGGATAACAAGCCCCCCAACAAATCACCGATTGAAGCATCTGTTACGACACCCACAAAACTCACACAAACGGCAGCAGTTGAAACGAGATCAACACGCAAGCGAGTTCGCACGTCGCCAATCCAGCAGCAGACAAAGCAACGACGTACTAAGCTATCGGAAGCCGAGACGGAGTACGTGCTGGATGCTGCCAAAGTGGAGCCACTTTCCACAGACGACGCCGATCAGGAAGAGGACGCTTCGACGCCCGCTGTTGCGGAGAGTTTCACCGATGTAAAGATTGCTGGAGCCTCTGATGACGTGGTGACCACACAGAATGGCGAGATCTACATCATCAATGCGGGCAAAGCAAACTCCACACCCACCTCATCCATTGAGTATCATCAGCAGGACAAGAATATTACATCCTACAACA TACGTGACAATGGCGAAATACAGTTTACAGACACCAAATCCGAGGACATGAGCGATGTGGTCGTGTTCAATCTGAACTCGGAAGCCGGAGATGATCAGCAGCTCTACGATTTTAACGATGTCATCATATTG TCCGATGGAAAAGCCAACAACGAGCtgttgccagcagcaaagAGCCAGAAGAACGACTACGTGGTTAAGCAATCGCCACGCAATGCTCAGCCAACAATTGGACGTGCCAGCGATACGTTGAAATCATTTCAATGCCAACTCTGTCCCATTGCCTTTGGCACAGCCAAATCGCTGTCACGTCACATCAGCACACACATCAAGACGATGAAGAATGGCGTTGGCGGCGCCCTCAAATGTCCTGTCTGCGAGCTGCAATTGTCCTGCGCCAGTTCGCTCAAGCGTCACATGATTATTCACACCGGACTGAAGCCTTACAAGTGCGACGAATGTTCGTTGGCGTTCTCCCAGCGAGAAGTACTCAAGCGGCACATGGACACGCACACGGGAGAGAAGCGTCATCGGTGTCCGCATTGCAATGCGTGCTTTGCCCAGAAAACCAATCTGCAGCAGCATATCAATCGCATGCACACGGAGGGCGAGCGTCAGCATAAATGTCATTTGTGTCATCGCAGCTTTAATCACGTCTCTGGACTCAGTCGCCATCTGGTCACGCATGCGGGAGTCACGTTTGCCTGCAAGGAGTGTGGACGCAAGTTTAACGATCGCAGCGCAGTGCAGCGTCATGTGCAGAACGTGCACAAGCTCAAGGATCAGGACGATGTGGAGGGCAATGAGAACGAAGTGGACTTTGAGTAA
- the LOC117573294 gene encoding arf-GAP with coiled-coil, ANK repeat and PH domain-containing protein 2 isoform X1, producing the protein MRATIDFEECLKDSPRFRQFVSKEETDIEHLEHRLEKIIKLCNVAVDSGKEYVKNQSAFAMSLWDLQQHFLDNKNAHNALGKLIHCFQEMNKFHTTLLDQASRTVLKNLNEFVKDDINQVKDYKGHFLKVSEGYDNALIKNAQASKNRPQEVQEAANILSASKSCFQHTALDYVNYITLVQARKGPSILSTLLDYYQACVTYYHQGFDLCNDFDEFFKNISEDLNALRGDYHQLEKAMQNRHMSVMRYCDSNTNSASHNVEGYLFKKKSKGFKTWCRRWFYLSDNQLVYSDLDSNCRKRSNEDSFSVMEEDLRICTVRPVNEGDRRFCFEVISPTKSHILQADSADMLSLWISALQHSIGAAIQHDSTHHHSRPQSTNAPNALPAKRRIHWEEFLKIPGNAQCCDCRGSDPRWASINLGITLCIECSGVHRSLGVHYSKVRSLTLDAWETENVKVMMELGNEVVNRIYEARIADDCELRKPTEQCEIGVREAWIKAKYVERRFVCGMPKPQELLASETAEVLSIDSGGVLADDTVEGSSSVASGVGGLLTGKRATLSLGGTRKWTVKKLRRRRRQLRPLPKTLSDDPSIYNTAKTGDELDDDDDDESINIPSMSLSISRDDLLVIGEDLALDSYETPGILGSDQESTEGESDAEQPEEVPFTQLDANMLLYHAAVVHNLPVMCMAFALGAEKHWKNAQDRQRSFLHQAVISGSVMACEYLLLNGAAIDAVDELGYSALHISTAKGHIAQVYLLLKHKAAYDLASSDGKKALDIAVEQKNADIVTLLRLTRLNDEIGLNDEYNGEDETYKDVMKDFSNFAASQPRMLRQRNDSNTLESQRSSLTNSD; encoded by the exons ATGCGCGCCACAATTGATTTTGAGGAATGCCTAAAGGATTCGCCAAGATTCAG ACAATTCGTATCCAAGGAGGAGACGGACATCGAGCACTTGGAGCATCGTCTAGAGAAAATCATCAAGCTGTGCAACGTTGCCGTCGACTCGGGCAAAGAATATGTCAAGAATCAGAG CGCCTTTGCCATGTCCTTATGGGATCTGCAGCAGCATTTCCTGGACAACAAAAATGCGCACAATGCGCTGGGTAAACTGATTCACTGCTTCCAG GAAATGAACAAATTCCATACAACACTGTTGGATCAGGCGAGTCGAACGGTGCTTAAGAATCTCAATGAGTTTGTCAAAGACGATATCAATCAGGTCAAGGACTACAAAGGACACTTTCTCAAGGTCTCCGAGGGCTACGACAATGCGCTCATCAAAAACGCGCAG GCCAGCAAAAATCGACCACAGGAGGTTCAAGAAGCTGCGAATATTTTGTCTGCCTCGAAGTCTTGCTTTCAACACACCGCTCTCGACTATGTCAACTATATAACGCTGGTGCAGGCTCGCAAAGGACCTTCCATACTGTCCACA ctgctggacTATTATCAGGCGTGCGTGACATATTATCATCAGGGCTTCGATTTGTGCAACGACTTTGACGAGTTCTTCAAGAACATTAGCGAGGATTTGAATGCGCTGCGGGGCGATTATCATCAGCTGGAGAAGGCCATGCAGAATCGACACATGAGCGTGATGCGTTATTGCGATTCGAATACGAACAGCGCCTCGCATAATGTCGAGGGTTATCTGTTCAAAAAGAAATCGAAAGGCTTCAAGACGTGGTGTAGACGTTGGTTCTACCTCAGCGATAATCAGTTGGTCTACAG TGATTTGGATTCGAATTGCAGAAAACGCAGCAACGAGGATTCATTTTCCGTCATGGAGGAGGATCTACGCATCTGCACTGTTCGGCCAGTGAACGAAGGCGATCGTCGCTTCTGCTTCGAAGTCATCTCGCCCACCAA ATCCCACATTCTGCAAGCGGACTCGGCGGATATGCTCTCTCTCTGGATATCGGCACTGCAGCACAGCATTGGCGCTGCTATTCAACATGATTCTACGCATCATCATTCGAGACCGCAGTCCACAAATGCCCCAAATGCGCTGCCCGCCAAGCGACGCAT TCATTGGGAGGAGTTTCTAAAAATACCAGGAAATGCGCAATGCTGCGACTGTCGTGGCTCCGATCCACGCTGGGCTTCCATCAATCTGGGCATCACGCTGTGCATCGAGTGCTCTGGCGTCCATCGCAGTCTCGGCGTGCACTACAGCAAGGTGCGTTCGCTGACGTTGGATGCCTGGGAGACGGAGAATGTCAAGGTGATGATGGAGCTGGGCAACGAGGTGGTTAATCGCATCTATGAGGCACGCATCGCTGACGATTGTGAGCTGAGAAAGCCCACCGAGCAGTGTGAGATTGGTGTGCGCGAAGCGTGGATTAAGGCCAAGTATGTGGAGCGTCGGTTTGTCTGCGGCATGCCCAAACCCCAAGAGCTTTTGGCCAGTGAAACTGCCGAAGTGCTGAGCATAGACAGCGGCGGCGTTTTGGCCGACGATACCGTCGAGGGCAGCAGTAGTGTGGCGTCAGGAGTTGGCGGCCTGCTTACCGGAAAGCGAGCCACACTCTCACTTGGCGGCACTCGAAAGTGGACTGTAAAGAAGCTACGAAGGCGACGACGACAGTTACGACCGCTGCCCAAAACCCTAAGCGATGATCCGAGCATTTATAACACGGCCAAGACGGGCGACGAGCtggacgatgacgatgacgacgagtCGATCAATATACCCTCAATGTCGCTGAGCATATCGCGCGATGATTTGCTCGTCATTGGCGAAGATCTGGCGCTGGATAGCTACGAGACGCCAGGCATTTTGGGCAGTGATCAGGAGAGCACTGAAGGTGAATCGGATGCCGAGCAGCCCGAGGAAGTTCCCTTCACTCAGCTCGATGCGAATATGTTGCTTTACCACGCCGCCGTGGTGCATAATCTGCCGGTGATGTGCATGGCATTTGCGCTGGGCGCCGAGAAGCATTGGAAGAATGCGCAGGATCGTCAGCGATCGTTCCTGCATCAGGCTGTCATCTCTGGCTCGGTGATGGCTTGCGAGTATCTGCTGTTGAATGGCGCTGCTATCGATGCCGTCGATGAGTTGGGCTACAGTGCTCTGCACATATCCACAGCGAAAGGACACATTGCGCAGGTTTATTTGCTGCTGAAGCACAAAGCAGCCTACGATCTGGCCTCCAGTGATGGCAAGAAGGCGCTCGATATTGCCGTGGAGCAAAAGAATGCGGATATTGTGACGCT TTTGCGACTCACGCGTCTGAACGATGAGATTGGTCTCAACGATGAGTACAATGGCGAGGATGAGACCTACAAGGATGTGATGAAGGACTTCTCGAACTTTGCAGCCAGCCAGCCGCGCATGCTGCGTCAACGCAACGATTCCAATACGCTGGAATCGCAGCGCAGCTCGCTGACAAACTCCGACTAG
- the LOC117573294 gene encoding arf-GAP with coiled-coil, ANK repeat and PH domain-containing protein 2 isoform X2, with the protein MRATIDFEECLKDSPRFRQFVSKEETDIEHLEHRLEKIIKLCNVAVDSGKEYVKNQSAFAMSLWDLQQHFLDNKNAHNALGKLIHCFQEMNKFHTTLLDQASRTVLKNLNEFVKDDINQVKDYKGHFLKVSEGYDNALIKNAQASKNRPQEVQEAANILSASKSCFQHTALDYVNYITLVQARKGPSILSTLLDYYQACVTYYHQGFDLCNDFDEFFKNISEDLNALRGDYHQLEKAMQNRHMSVMRYCDSNTNSASHNVEGYLFKKKSKGFKTWCRRWFYLSDNQLVYRKRSNEDSFSVMEEDLRICTVRPVNEGDRRFCFEVISPTKSHILQADSADMLSLWISALQHSIGAAIQHDSTHHHSRPQSTNAPNALPAKRRIHWEEFLKIPGNAQCCDCRGSDPRWASINLGITLCIECSGVHRSLGVHYSKVRSLTLDAWETENVKVMMELGNEVVNRIYEARIADDCELRKPTEQCEIGVREAWIKAKYVERRFVCGMPKPQELLASETAEVLSIDSGGVLADDTVEGSSSVASGVGGLLTGKRATLSLGGTRKWTVKKLRRRRRQLRPLPKTLSDDPSIYNTAKTGDELDDDDDDESINIPSMSLSISRDDLLVIGEDLALDSYETPGILGSDQESTEGESDAEQPEEVPFTQLDANMLLYHAAVVHNLPVMCMAFALGAEKHWKNAQDRQRSFLHQAVISGSVMACEYLLLNGAAIDAVDELGYSALHISTAKGHIAQVYLLLKHKAAYDLASSDGKKALDIAVEQKNADIVTLLRLTRLNDEIGLNDEYNGEDETYKDVMKDFSNFAASQPRMLRQRNDSNTLESQRSSLTNSD; encoded by the exons ATGCGCGCCACAATTGATTTTGAGGAATGCCTAAAGGATTCGCCAAGATTCAG ACAATTCGTATCCAAGGAGGAGACGGACATCGAGCACTTGGAGCATCGTCTAGAGAAAATCATCAAGCTGTGCAACGTTGCCGTCGACTCGGGCAAAGAATATGTCAAGAATCAGAG CGCCTTTGCCATGTCCTTATGGGATCTGCAGCAGCATTTCCTGGACAACAAAAATGCGCACAATGCGCTGGGTAAACTGATTCACTGCTTCCAG GAAATGAACAAATTCCATACAACACTGTTGGATCAGGCGAGTCGAACGGTGCTTAAGAATCTCAATGAGTTTGTCAAAGACGATATCAATCAGGTCAAGGACTACAAAGGACACTTTCTCAAGGTCTCCGAGGGCTACGACAATGCGCTCATCAAAAACGCGCAG GCCAGCAAAAATCGACCACAGGAGGTTCAAGAAGCTGCGAATATTTTGTCTGCCTCGAAGTCTTGCTTTCAACACACCGCTCTCGACTATGTCAACTATATAACGCTGGTGCAGGCTCGCAAAGGACCTTCCATACTGTCCACA ctgctggacTATTATCAGGCGTGCGTGACATATTATCATCAGGGCTTCGATTTGTGCAACGACTTTGACGAGTTCTTCAAGAACATTAGCGAGGATTTGAATGCGCTGCGGGGCGATTATCATCAGCTGGAGAAGGCCATGCAGAATCGACACATGAGCGTGATGCGTTATTGCGATTCGAATACGAACAGCGCCTCGCATAATGTCGAGGGTTATCTGTTCAAAAAGAAATCGAAAGGCTTCAAGACGTGGTGTAGACGTTGGTTCTACCTCAGCGATAATCAGTTGGTCTACAG AAAACGCAGCAACGAGGATTCATTTTCCGTCATGGAGGAGGATCTACGCATCTGCACTGTTCGGCCAGTGAACGAAGGCGATCGTCGCTTCTGCTTCGAAGTCATCTCGCCCACCAA ATCCCACATTCTGCAAGCGGACTCGGCGGATATGCTCTCTCTCTGGATATCGGCACTGCAGCACAGCATTGGCGCTGCTATTCAACATGATTCTACGCATCATCATTCGAGACCGCAGTCCACAAATGCCCCAAATGCGCTGCCCGCCAAGCGACGCAT TCATTGGGAGGAGTTTCTAAAAATACCAGGAAATGCGCAATGCTGCGACTGTCGTGGCTCCGATCCACGCTGGGCTTCCATCAATCTGGGCATCACGCTGTGCATCGAGTGCTCTGGCGTCCATCGCAGTCTCGGCGTGCACTACAGCAAGGTGCGTTCGCTGACGTTGGATGCCTGGGAGACGGAGAATGTCAAGGTGATGATGGAGCTGGGCAACGAGGTGGTTAATCGCATCTATGAGGCACGCATCGCTGACGATTGTGAGCTGAGAAAGCCCACCGAGCAGTGTGAGATTGGTGTGCGCGAAGCGTGGATTAAGGCCAAGTATGTGGAGCGTCGGTTTGTCTGCGGCATGCCCAAACCCCAAGAGCTTTTGGCCAGTGAAACTGCCGAAGTGCTGAGCATAGACAGCGGCGGCGTTTTGGCCGACGATACCGTCGAGGGCAGCAGTAGTGTGGCGTCAGGAGTTGGCGGCCTGCTTACCGGAAAGCGAGCCACACTCTCACTTGGCGGCACTCGAAAGTGGACTGTAAAGAAGCTACGAAGGCGACGACGACAGTTACGACCGCTGCCCAAAACCCTAAGCGATGATCCGAGCATTTATAACACGGCCAAGACGGGCGACGAGCtggacgatgacgatgacgacgagtCGATCAATATACCCTCAATGTCGCTGAGCATATCGCGCGATGATTTGCTCGTCATTGGCGAAGATCTGGCGCTGGATAGCTACGAGACGCCAGGCATTTTGGGCAGTGATCAGGAGAGCACTGAAGGTGAATCGGATGCCGAGCAGCCCGAGGAAGTTCCCTTCACTCAGCTCGATGCGAATATGTTGCTTTACCACGCCGCCGTGGTGCATAATCTGCCGGTGATGTGCATGGCATTTGCGCTGGGCGCCGAGAAGCATTGGAAGAATGCGCAGGATCGTCAGCGATCGTTCCTGCATCAGGCTGTCATCTCTGGCTCGGTGATGGCTTGCGAGTATCTGCTGTTGAATGGCGCTGCTATCGATGCCGTCGATGAGTTGGGCTACAGTGCTCTGCACATATCCACAGCGAAAGGACACATTGCGCAGGTTTATTTGCTGCTGAAGCACAAAGCAGCCTACGATCTGGCCTCCAGTGATGGCAAGAAGGCGCTCGATATTGCCGTGGAGCAAAAGAATGCGGATATTGTGACGCT TTTGCGACTCACGCGTCTGAACGATGAGATTGGTCTCAACGATGAGTACAATGGCGAGGATGAGACCTACAAGGATGTGATGAAGGACTTCTCGAACTTTGCAGCCAGCCAGCCGCGCATGCTGCGTCAACGCAACGATTCCAATACGCTGGAATCGCAGCGCAGCTCGCTGACAAACTCCGACTAG